Genomic DNA from Canis aureus isolate CA01 chromosome 32, VMU_Caureus_v.1.0, whole genome shotgun sequence:
TTCTGACTCTAAGGGGAGAGCTAGGCCCAGCCTGGGCTCTTAGAAATAACAGTTCTGGGTGAACTATGCAGGAAAGACAGTGGCAAAGCTGCATTTGGGCTTTGATCCTGTCTCCAGGCTTCTGCTGAGAGGCCCCTCAAGCTCCCCAGCTAGACTAGGAGAGTCTACTGAAGCGTTCTGCTACAGGCCTGACTCCATTACCCACTCCATGAGCACCAACTTAGACCTGAGCCGGTCTAAGAAGATGGCTAATTATTCCCAATGCCACAGCCCATTGTTACAAGTGGAGGTTACTTTGGGAAGTCACACTCAAGTTCCTGCATGGTTTCTTCTGATCCTTTGTAACTGTCCTCAAACACTGACCCTGCAACGTAAAGTGAGGATGGGCAGTTGTTAGTGTCTGCTTAGAATCACATCACATGTTAGCACTGAAAGGATGTCAGCTCACCTAGCCCAACCTAACATTCTGTGGCTGAAGAAACCAAGGCCAAAGAGGGGACATGATTTGCTTACAACATACAACCAGGAGGAAACAAATTCAGGctttgaacccaggtcttctgaCTATAGGGGGAATATTTATACCATAATCCCTTGTGACTTGTATAGACCAGCCCAGAGAAGAGATCTGATTATTATCCTTGAATCACAAACAAAATACTACCTTATCTACATGGGCCCAGCCCTTTGCCTCCAGGTagagtttttatgttttttattttattgaagagtTGAAGTATTTTCCCTTTAATACTTGTGTACTACATACTTCATTcagaagaataggaaaaagagaaagttatATCCAAAAGAGATCATAAAGGGATAATTCTGTACATTTGAGGCATTTCCTAGAAAAGAAGTTGACAGTCATCATCAAATACATTCTCAATGTTTAGGAAGGGTCATTGGTCACAGATGCAGTTTTCAGACCAGAAAATTGAGGAAAAAGAGGGACATAACCTTCACCAGTGGTATTTGGAGAGGAGAGCACAAAAGATAAATTCTTGGGCAGTTCTTGATTCAGTAACTGACAGAAGGACATAATTCCAACCATACGTATGGGAGAGTCCAGAAGGGCATGTTTCTAAAGCTTTCTGGCAAGGGCCTTGAAATACAATCTTCCTGTGTGTAACTAGGCTTAGTCAGTGGTAGTTATAATCTCACACAGTAAGAAAGGAACGATGACAACCACAAAAGTACACCAGGTGAGATAAGAAGATCTGATTCTCCAGCACATGGGTTAACGGGGTCATCTTTAGATATGATCACCTGGCCCAGCTCAGCCACAAGTGATGAGAGGGGATCATGTGGAACTCCCACAGACCTACCTTGCTTCTAACCACTTGCGATTCCCATATTGGGAGTGGCTCAAGAATCTACAGTGAGAAGGTGAACTTGGAGGTTTGAAGAAGGGTGTAGGCCCCAAGAGTTCTCCCTCACGTGTTTCCATGGACCCCCAGCTTCCGACAGTATTGACACAGGTATTGAACAGATAAAGATGTTAAATGTCCTCCTGGGGAGTTACAGATTTAAAAGGAAGAACTAAGCTTTCATAGCATTAGGAATAAACCAAACTTTAAGCATCATTCAGTATAGCTCCTGTGGGCCTGTACTTCAGTAAGCTTAAGGAGATGAGACAAAAGGGCAGTGAATGCAGAGGCTTTCTTGCCTGATGGGTCCTGCTATATTAACCATGAGCTGCTGTGGCTACAGATGTGCATTATGCCCACTCTAAAGCCTTACAGAGGACCTTCTGTGGACGTTGGTGATGCTCATGGTACCGTGAATCACCTGGCAGGGCTGAAGATGGGCCTTGATGCCAAGAAAGCCTAGGGTAAGAAGTtaggagcttgatctcatgaacaGTCCTACTGTCTGTCTTAAGAGAAGAGTGGTTCTCCAGAGGGGATGTCTCAGAACATCCTCTCTTCCCCAGCTGTGGGAGACTCCCAGATTTAATGAGGCTCTGCTCCAGATGCCAAGAGGCCCTGGCTAGCAAACACTAGCCACAGAGGCTCAGGGAAGTCAAGAGCAGTGAAGGGAGACCTCAGTAAACCCACACACAGTAGTTTCTTACACACCCTGGTTTCCTTGGCAGCCAGAGTACTCTTAAACCACCTCCTAAGGGCATCCGTGACAGGGCACCCAAGGACAGGGCACCCAACTTCATATAGAATGGGTGTCTTGGTACCACACTCCCCCGACACACCACATCTTCTCACCTTGTCGGAAAGAGGTGTACACTTGCCTCTCATCAAACTTCTGAACCCGCCGGAAGTTGTTGACCATTTCTCTAGGGGATGGGTCATCCACATATGTGTAGTACAGAGCAGTCTCCAAGGCCAGCAGCTGTaaggggagaagcagaaacataccCCATGGGCAGAGTGATGCTCTCTTGCCTGACCTCAATGAGGAAGAGACCTCTGGGGCTTGGCAAGAGGCATACCAGAAAGCAGTGGAACCCCTTTCATAGTGGAATCACTATGAGCTACTGATCTGAGTAACATAGATAAATGGCAGCAGGTAGGCGGACAGGACTAAAGATGTGATGAATCAGGAGATGAAATGTTTGGGGAAGCAGTAACAGCCTGACCTGGAAACTGCCTTGGAAACCAATTATATAATCTGTGTAGGTGTATGAAAATTCTATGGAACTAGTCATCAGAGGACCTGAGAATCTCTTGCCACcctcttttttgttccttttgatgAGGCCATCAGAATGAGCCTTAGGCCCCTCTAATTTAGAGCTGGGTTCCAAATAGGGCCCATTGGAGGAATGCCGTGTCTGTGGGAGGCTGAGGAGCCCCTCTACCACCTAGCAGCTAACAGCACTAACCTCCCTCCAAGCCTTGAGAGGAGGAGACAGACCAGATCACCTGGCACCCAGTCAACCAGACACCTGCTGGGGAGGGGAACGGTGCTATGGCTTTGTCTCTGCCCTGTGAAGGTACTGTGCTCTCTCCCACCACAGAGGAAACACTATCCAGCCACTGAGGAATATATTAGGAAGTGTAGCTGAACAACTCATGTGTAAGGAACTATGGAGATGGGTTCATTTCCCCAGCTTGGCTCAAAACTCCACTTCTGAAGCTCAGCTTGTCATTTCTGCAGTGCTTCCGGGCACCTGCGATATTTGGAGAGGTTCTGCATAGCTGTCAATGAAATTTTAAGTGAGGAAACCAAGTTGTTGATTATGATATGGGTAGGGACCGAGGTGCCACATGGTCTCTGACTCAGAAGGGCACAAGAGTTACCTGCTCCTGGGAAATTTGCACAGGGTTCCGGAAAACTGTCCAGAGCACTGTGGGGTGGCAAGGAGGTGTGGTCAGGGACCCTTTGTAGCGGTAGTACTCTTCAGGCCTCTCAGGAAGCAGCTCTTCAATGCTGAACCCTGGAATGAGCACTTCTTGGCCTGGAGAGACATGTTGGAGAAATGGTGGCAGAGGTGCTGCTGGGCATGTGACTCAGCCTAGGAATGTGACTAGCACCTGCCCTCTGAATTCAGTTTTCTCCAGGTCACATGGGAGTGACTACATCCTTCTCCAACAGAGGATGAATATGCATCCAAGGCCCCCTCACCTTTGTATCTTACATCTTGAAGGTGCCTGAAGATCTTGTCATATGATGGATTGAAGGAGCCCATCTGCAACAGAGACAGGGCAGGTTGAACTGGGACAGAATTCTATAGGCTGAGCCTGGTTCGGCAGTGGCTGATAGAAGGGCTCGGCTAGGGGTACACAGTCGCTGTTACCAAGGTTCTCCCTGAAGAATGCACTTTAATCCCGGGCCGTTAGGAACTTGTCTTCTTGCATCTCAGGATGCGTGACACTGAGTGCTCAAGACACTGGGGCTTGCGTGTCCCCGGGCAAGGAATACAGCTTGTGCTCCTGATTATCAGGCTGGAAGCCTGAAAGCCACAACTAGCATGTGCTCTAACCAGAACTTAAGGGAACCCGGGTTCACGCAAACCAGGTCAGGCAAGTAAGCATGTTGAGAAACAAGGTACATGTTGTCTTATCAGGGAAGAGCATGCAAGCAAATTAGAGAACAGTCTCATTTTCTGGGATTAAGGAAAGAACTCATTCTAGGGTTCATATAAAGAATAGAACTTGGATATTAGGGGTTGTGTAAGGGATTCAGGCACCTGATGAGGCAGCACTGAATGATCCCCACCCTCCCAACCCCCACACATGGGTCCTATCCACCTGGGCAATTCTGTTTCATACAATAGGGTTAGGCATTAGGGCTCACTTTCCCCAATGTTTCAAAAGACATGCCCATTTCTGCTGCCCAGCCACAGAAAGTGCTGCCTCCAGGTCACAAGAGAAGGTACCCTAGTGGGGGACTATCTCCAGCCCTAGAGGCAAGACACAGACAAAACGGGAGTGAGCCATCCATGTCCAACAGACAGGTGTTCATGGACCAAATGCCGAGTCTAATACCACCCTGGCTTCAAATTAGGTAAAATCCCATAGACATCTCTTACCTCTATGAGAACAGCTAGGACGGCGAGGCCCTCTGACTTGTTACTAGCGGCGCTGGCGTTGGGGTACAGGTCCGAGTTATAATGGACGATATGCAGCTGCAGTGAAAGAAACGCTGCTCACCAGGGGATGAGCGACTCATAGGAACCTTTGCTTTTGTGGGGGACTCAAATCCAATGGGGAGGACAAATCCCCTGTACCCTGCCCCAGATAGACCAGGCCTCTCGGACCCTTTCCTTCATGGCCTCCctagttttctcttttccctcagtcctggagacCAAAAACTCTACCAGGGGAGACTGTCCATCCTATTCATCGTTGTATTCCAGTGTCTGATAGGGTGCTTGGAAAGTACCAGGTATACAGTAGGTACTCcgtgaaggaatgaatgaatgaatgaatgaatgggtgttTATACTAGCCATGAAACAGCTTGGATACTTTGGAgcacttctctcttctctttctttccttttttttttttttttttttttagagcaagagagagatagtggggaagggagaaaaagaaattaagcaggctccatgcccagggcagagccagatgtagggctcaatctcacgactctgagatcatgaccctgagctgaaatcaaaagtcagaggcttaactgactgagtcacccaggggccccctctGTCTTTTTTCTACCTATTCTGGCGTCTAAGGAAAAGTGGTCCCACGTAACTTGCCCAGCTCAGCCTGGCCAGTCTGCATTTGATCTGGAAGTAGTAGGGGCTGAGGCAGGAAACCTCCAGTGGTAACTTAACTGTAACTGTATCCAGAGCAGGGTCCACACTTATCCctcaggtggaaaaaaaaaaaaaatcacagcatgGCTTATACAGGTTTTATCAGCCATAATTTAAGATACCAGAAAACAACAATGTTCTTAATCCCTGAATGTAGATTTtacctttataaaataaaatgctaagctcattttttttcaaagcaggaATTACTTGTCATTATTAAAGTGAGGAAAAAAGAACTTCCTGAGAAATCTTGGATTTAAAAAAGTCTAGGTAAGTATTAAGACATTGTTATGACAAATTCTGACGATGTTTAAcctaatttttaattcaaaaggtgaggttttattctgtatgttggcaaattgaacaccaataaaaaataaatttatttaaaaaataaataaataaataaataataaatttattattaaaaaaaaaaaaggtgatgttAACTGTCCTCCAAAAAATTGTATTAGTAGATAGGCCTAGATATATGATacacatttttgttctttctttgccTCTTGGGACTATAACACATTgagattttctctgtcttttccttttctctgttttacGTGGTTGTCAATAGAATTCAAGCATATTTTACTGACTACAACTCAATGTTGCCCACATTTCAAGCGaccctttctaatttttaaaaatcatacaaaattgTGCCTTCTTTTAAGTAATCCCCCATTAAAGATTTCTTAGGGGTTCCTCCCTCACCATCTTTCCCCATGAAGGATGCAGCGTGCCACACGACCCCACACCATGTTAGCTCAGCCCAGCTCTGAGAAATGGAGACTTCTATATGGCTAAAACCCTGAAGGTCCTAgatccttatttctttttatagctgcCTTTTGAGCTCGTGGTCTGTTTCAGCACTTTTCTTACTGTGTTCAGATTAAATCAAGAGGAGATGAAGAGTAAtacagacagaaaatagaattccCTGCTGAGATTAAGAGGGTCTTCTTTATAGGACTCAATCCAGAAGAATGGCTACACTTTTAAGGACCCTCCGTAGAGAATCTGCCACTTTTGGGTCACTTTGATGTATTTTCTCTATTATAGATGTGTATGGTCCATCTCCACCAGGCCCTTGGTGATGATGTGGCTTAATAGCGGAAAATATAGTAACTAGAAATATTTTCAAGTGCCCAAATTCTCCCAGCCTACGCCCTAACTCCTTCTTTATTCCCCTTGGGTGAGTAGAAGCCTCCACATTGCAATTAGCCTGAAAGAAATTGCAGTCCTGGAGGTTCGGAGATGGGCCTGGTTTGATATACGTGCACCTGCAAGAGTGCCATCCTATTGGGCCAGACTTACAGCCCCTCCACACTTGTAACTCGACCTATAATCAGCCTGAGACATTAAGCAGTTCAGCAGTTAAGAACAGAGGAGAATGGTCATGTCATTATTTACCTTGGGCTCCACAGGCTGATCAGTAGCATTTATCTCCTTGTATTTATTGCCCTGTAAATATCCAGAACCACATCCCCAAGTCCTATCCCATGGAGCACCTGGGGCACCCCAGTGTACCCCTTGCACACCACTAGTGCAGGAACGATGGCTCCActcctcttttgttctgttttgttttttttgttttgttttgttttaagattttatttattattcatgggagacagagagagagaaagagagagagagaggcagagacacaggcagagggagaagcaggctccatgcaggcagcccgatgtgggactcgatccctggtctccaggatcacgtcctgggctgaaagcagtgctaaaccgctgggcctcCCGGGCTGCAccctcctgttttcttttggcATTTAGTGCCGCAGAGCGACATAACACAATGCTGTGCCAACATCCCACCCATCCTCTGCATGTTCAGGAGAGGACGGGGCCCAGGACACTGCAAAGAGCTGCAGGGTTGCTGGAGTGGCTCGATCTCGCTGTGCTGCCCCCACCGCCAGGGGTGGGTGTGTGGAGCGTGCAGGCGGCCCTTGCTTGCACTCCGATCGTGCCTGTACCCCAGCCAGGTGGAAGGGTGCCAGACCACCCACCGCCAGGCAGCCTCTGCCAGCCTGACTGCCCCACTCACCTCAGCAGCAAAGTGCTTCCCAGCGACGGTGTGCTCGGAGCCGTGAGGGTCATTCTGGTTCCCCCAGTGGAGGTGCAGCTGGGTGGCCGTGTAGCGGGACCGGAGGCCCTGGATGTGCATGTCCGGGACCAGGTTCAGCCTCACTGTGGGGAGGGGAGCCTTCAGAGCCCTGGCCAGCCCAGCGCTGCCTGAGAGCACCTAGGTAGGCCACACCGGCCTGGGCCCCGACAGGAGGCAGGTGGATGCGGCAATTGGAGACACACAGCCTGAGGGTCAGAAACCTGGTCTCTTCTCCCGAGAATGTCCCCCTTTCCCTAAAGCAATTCTGGTAGCACCAGCACCTTCTCAGGTCCCCTGGGAAAAGGATGGCAGGAGCGCTAATACTAGACCAGTGGGTGGacgattttttttgttttgttttttacatgcCCATGTATCACACACCCAGCTATGAAGGTAGGGCTGTTAATGAAGTACCTGCCAAGCTGCAGAATAATATAACAATAACAAGAGAAATTGCTATTTAGAAGCATCCACTGTATTCCAGATCCCAAAGTACGTAATCTCTAGTCTTCACGGTTCCCATCAATACGTGCATTTTCCAGATGGAAGCTCAAAGAGATTAATATTCTTACCCAGAGTCTCATGATTCATAAGTAGtcaagccaggattcaaatccatgTTTGTCGGACGCCAAAGCCTGGGTGACCCCACAATGAATTGCATGGCTCCTGAAGTGTTTGAGCCAAGGGGCCAAAGGACTCAGGcctgtcccttccccttcccaagAGATGTGCTTCTTCCAAGAGGTGCCTCCAGCAGCCCCTGAATGGGTGgtccaggcatccctgggctcTCCCAACCCCCAGCCGCCAACCCTTCTCCCGGGTACTTCAGGAGAGCCTCCTCCCTGCCAGATGGGAGAGAGCAGGCCAGGAAGCTGAGGGCAGCTCACATCCCCCTGCAGATCTTAGAGGAATCTCTCTTACCTGAATGGCCATCGTTGGTCAGGATAAACTGCTCATTGGCAGAAACGTTGTAGCCCTGGAACCCAAGGGGTACAAGGCTGGCGTCGTACTGGAGGATGTCATTGTGCAGGTCTATTGGGGACTGCAGCACACCCCCACATGACGGGTACTTCTCAGACCAGCTCTTCTCCCCATTGGGACCTGGAAGCCCAAAATTTAGTCAGTTTTCCACTAAagtttttttcctcactttc
This window encodes:
- the CA12 gene encoding carbonic anhydrase 12 isoform X1 encodes the protein MPRSLHAAAAVLLLLCSRPRPARPAPPHGSKWSYFGPNGEKSWSEKYPSCGGVLQSPIDLHNDILQYDASLVPLGFQGYNVSANEQFILTNDGHSVRLNLVPDMHIQGLRSRYTATQLHLHWGNQNDPHGSEHTVAGKHFAAELHIVHYNSDLYPNASAASNKSEGLAVLAVLIEMGSFNPSYDKIFRHLQDVRYKGQEVLIPGFSIEELLPERPEEYYRYKGSLTTPPCHPTVLWTVFRNPVQISQEQLLALETALYYTYVDDPSPREMVNNFRRVQKFDERQVYTSFRQVQDLTYAGLSLGIILSVVLAGVLGICVVLAVSIWLFRRKKSSKKGDNKGVIYKPAIKKETEAHA
- the CA12 gene encoding carbonic anhydrase 12 isoform X2; this translates as MPRSLHAAAAVLLLLCSRPRPARPAPPHGSKWSYFGPNGEKSWSEKYPSCGGVLQSPIDLHNDILQYDASLVPLGFQGYNVSANEQFILTNDGHSVRLNLVPDMHIQGLRSRYTATQLHLHWGNQNDPHGSEHTVAGKHFAAELHIVHYNSDLYPNASAASNKSEGLAVLAVLIEMGSFNPSYDKIFRHLQDVRYKGQEVLIPGFSIEELLPERPEEYYRYKGSLTTPPCHPTVLWTVFRNPVQISQEQLLALETALYYTYVDDPSPREMVNNFRRVQKFDERQVYTSFRQGIILSVVLAGVLGICVVLAVSIWLFRRKKSSKKGDNKGVIYKPAIKKETEAHA